The following proteins come from a genomic window of Pseudochaenichthys georgianus chromosome 19, fPseGeo1.2, whole genome shotgun sequence:
- the LOC117464983 gene encoding urotensin-2 receptor, whose product MTTVSMEPVGGLGERGVNATDPPLNVHEDSAATFTISTILSIMCFVGVSGNIYTLVVMCHSMRTAASMYIYIINLALADLLYLLTIPFVVCTHFLKGWYFGDAGCRILISMDFLTMHASIFTLTIMSTERYFAVLKPLDTVKRSKSYRKAIALLAWLASLILTLPMIVSIQMMTVGNKAMCQPTLSPLSYKVYISFLFCTSIVAPGLIIGYLYIQLARTYWVSQTVTFKQTKKLPNQKVLYLIFTIVLLFWACFLPFWIWQLLGQFHPSLSLSSKVKRNINYLTTCLTYSNSCINPFLYTLLTKNYKDYLRKHKRSWSAGSYFSRKSRFQRSPRRSPSSSSQQCTESFRLTHTASLRTHNSSL is encoded by the exons ATGACCACCGTGTCCATGGAGCCTGTGGGCGGCCTCGGGGAAAGGGGCGTCAACGCCACCGACCCTCCTCTGAACGTCCATGAAGACTCGGCCGCCACCTTCACCATCAGCACCATCCTCTCCATCATGTGCTTCGTTGGAGTCTCCGGAAACATCTACACCCTGGTGGTGATGTGCCACTCCATGAGGACCGCAGCCTCCATGTACATCTACATCATCAACCTAGCTCTGGCGGATCTACTTTATCTCCTCACCATTCCCTTCGTGGTGTGCACACACTTCCTGAAAGGCTGGTACTTTGGGGACGCCGGGTGTCGGATCCTCATCAGCATGGACTTCCTGACCATGCATGCTAGCATCTTCACGCTAACCATCATGAGCACGGAGCGATACTTCGCCGTTCTCAAGCCCTTGGACACGGTAAAAAGATCTAAAAGTTACCGGAAAGCCATCGCCTTGCTGGCTTGGTTAGCATCTCTTATCTTGACCCTGCCGATGATCGTCAGCATCCAGATGATGACGGTGGGCAACAAGGCGATGTGTCAGCCAACGTTATCTCCGCTATCCTACAAGGTGTACATTTCCTTCCTGTTTTGCACTAGCATCGTGGCTCCTGGGCTGATCATTGGCTATCTGTACATCCAGCTGGCACGCACGTATTGGGTCTCCCAGACGGTGACGTTCAAGCAGACCAAGAAGCTTCCCAATCAGAAG GTTCTCTACCTGATCTTCACCATCGTGCTCCTCTTCTGGGCCTGTTTCCTTCCCTTCTGGATCTGGCAGCTCCTGGGTCAGTTCCACCCGTCCCTATCTCTCTCCAGTAAAGTCAAGCGCAACATCAACTACCTGACCACGTGTCTGACGTACTCCAACAGCTGCATCAACCCCTTCCTGTACACGCTGCTCACCAAGAACTACAAGGACTATCTGAGGAAGCACAAGCGCTCGTGGTCCGCCGGCAGCTACTTCAGCCGCAAGAGTCGATTCCAGCGTTCGCCGCGCAGGTCGCCGTCTTCCAGCAGCCAGCAGTGCACCGAGAGCTTCAGGCTCACACACACTGCCTCGCTGAGGACGCACAACAGCAGCTTGTAA